The following is a genomic window from uncultured Draconibacterium sp..
ATTAAATGCATCTGCCCCTAAGCCATATACCGTTTCGGTAGGAAAAGCCACCAACTCACCATTTTTAATAAGTTTGGCCGCCAATTTTATATCGTTGCTAATCGAACTCATTCTACGCTTCTGTTTTATGGGCACAAATATCTTAAAAATTAGGGAGAGTTGTTAAAACAAATCTCCTTTCATTATTAAAGTTTTTCTGAACGCGGATAAGTTAGCAGCTAATAGCTGTTTGTTGCGGTAATTATGTAACTGGTGAGAATCCGGTTATTTTCCTTTTCGGATGCGGAAACGAACCGGATGAATGGGGAAAACACCTTCATTTACAAATTTGATATCTTCAACCGAATAGAAAGCTTTTGGGTTGGTTGTTTGCACAATTGTTTCCACTTTCTTAATTTCCGAACGCTGGATAATACTATAAATGATGCTCACCTGTTCGTTGGCTCCCTGGGCATGGTGGTGCGTAATTCCGTATCCGGCAGCAGTAAGATTTTCAATAAGTTTACTGGCTTCTTTACGGGTAATAATTTGTAGTTTAACAATACCTACTGCCAGTTTTTCTTCAATACGCAAACCTACATAATTTCCACAGGCAAAACCGGCTGCATAGGCTATGTAACAAAACCAGTTGTCGAGATTTTGAAAGATTTTTGAAATGGCAATCAACCAAATCAGAATTTCGAAAAATCCCAGTAACGGAGCCCATAATTTGTGCCCTTTCGAAACCATAACGATTCGAATCGTTCCAATAGTTACATCCATAACACGCGAAAGAAAGATCAGCGCAGGAAGCAACACGTAGGTGAATAATGCACTATCGTAAAAACTTATTTCCATAAGGGTAAATGTATCAATTCTTTTGTCATTTTTAAGAAAGAATGACTGAGAAATCTTATTGGCGAAGGTAGAGATTCTTCTCCGTCAGTTTACGGATAGAAATGACACTTCCCCTTTGTTTTTGCTCTGGATATTTCGATCGGGATTTTGACCGGCACTGCCGTTCTCAGCTTTTCCCTTGTTTTAAAACTCTGAAGTAAAATGGAACTTAATGTCTTTGAATTCGTCTTGTGCCATTTGCAAAATAAAGGGTGAATCAGCCATAAATACATCGCGACCAAGTTTGTCTTTTGCCATTTTCTGGTGTTTACGTTTTTTAAACTCGGTTAGTACTTTTTCATCGTCGCACTCAATCCAGCAGGCTTTGTGCATCGACAGTGGCTCGAAACGGCATTTTGCACCGTATTCATGTTCCAAACGATACTGGATAACCTCGAACTGAAGTTGTCCAACCGTACCAATAATTTTGCGTCCGTTAAAGGCGCTGGTAAAAAGCTGCGCCACACCTTCGTCCATTAACTGGTCTACACCTTTTGCCAATTGCTTTGATTTCATTGGATCGGCATTTTCAACAAAACGGAACATCTCAGGAGAGAAGCTCGGCAGACCTTTGAAGTGGATATCTTCACCATCGGTAACAGTGTCGCCAATAATGTAATTTCCGGTATCGGGCACACCTATAATATCTCCCGGGAAAGCCTCTTCCACGATTTCTTTTTGTGAGGCCATAAAAGCGGTCGGGCTCGAAACACGGAATGATTTTCCCAGCCGAACATTCTTATACATTTTGTTTCGTTCGAATTTACCCGAGCAGATTTTTACAAAGGCAATCCGGCTGCGGTGGTTCGGATCGATATTGGCATGAATTTTAAAAACAAATCCTGTAAATCCTTTTTCCTCGGGTTTTACCACACGTTCTTCGGTAGTACTTGGTTGTGGAATAGGAGAAATTTTAACGAACGAGTCGAGCAGTTCCTGTACCCCGAAATTATAAAGTGCACTACCAAAAAATACCGGTGCCAATTCCCCCGCCAGGTAATCTTCGTTATTAAACTCCGGGTAAATTCCTTCAACCAGTTCCAGTTCTTCGCGCAATACGTCTGCATCGTCGCCAATGTGGTCTTCCAAAGTTGGATCCGAAACGTCTTCAAACTTAATACGTTCTTCAATTTCCTGAATATCGGGCGTAAACAATTTCAGGCTACGGTTAAAAATATTGTAAACACCTTTAAAATCCGGGCCATTGTTAATTGGCCAACTTAGCGGGCGCACTTTAATTTTTAGCTGATCCTCAATTTCGTCCATTAGAGTAAACGGATCTTGTGCCGGGCGGTCCATTTTATTTACAAAAACGATAACTGGTGTTTTGCGCATCCGGCAAACGTTCATCAGTTTTTCGGTTTGTGGCTCAACACCTTTTGCTGCGTCAATAACGATAATTACACTGTCAACCGCGGTAAGTGTACGGAACGTATCTTCCTGGAAATCCTGGTGACCAGGGGTATCCAGAATATTTACCTTGTAGCCGTTGTATTCGAAACCCATTACCGATGTAGCCACAGAAATACCACGCTGGCGCTCGATTTCCATAAAATCGGAAGTGGCACCTTTTTTTATTTTGTTGCTTTTTACAGCACCTGCCACACGAATTGCTCCACCAAAAAGAAGCAGTTTCTCGGTTAAGGTGGTTTTTCCGGCATCCGGGTGACTCACAATTCCAAAAGTGCGACGACGTTGTATTTCCTCTAAAAAACTCATTTGCTATCGTATATGTAATGCGGGCGCAAAAATAGAAAAGATATTTTAATTCATCTTATAAAACAGAAAGAGCTGTTTGGTGTTAATTCTATAACGGAAAAAGTAGCAGCTACATGATATGTATAAATGTCGACAAATTGAAATTTGAGTTATATAAAAATGACCTGGTAAATTTATATATCGATACCTTTTCGACAGGTAAAAGTTTTCAGTACCATTCTGAAGAAGAAACTGCAGCCTATCTGCAGTCGATTTTTGATGTTGGATACGGAATTTTTGCCATGGAAGAGAATACTCTGGCAGGTGCAATTCTGCTCACACCTTTAAGTTTCGATCAATTGCTACCGGAAGAAATCGTTAAAAACTTTGATGTGAAACGCTCTGTTTATGTCGCAGAAATGATGGTGGAAAAATCGAAACAAGGGCAGGGGATCGGGAAAAAGTTACTGACCTTTTTTCTTGAAGAGGTAGATCGAAACCAATGTGACCACGCTTTTATTCGTGTTTGGGTAGAAAATGCTGCTGCTGTTGGTTTGTATAAAAAAATGGGATTCGAAGTCTGTTCAAAAATCGTTCAGCCCAAATTACTGGCCGATAAAAGCGGAACTTTTGATTTTGAAAAGTTTTATCTGCACCAGAAGCTTGGTTAATTTTCAGCAGAAATATTTATCAATAACTTAAACAATTTTACTCTTTAATTTGCTTTAACCTGATTACTTTCGTTTTAATTTGAATACCGATTTACTCAAGTAGATGATATTATGAACAATTTGATAGCCCATACAACCGATTTGATAAATGGAGATGCTGAACAAAAAAAGGCTGAAATCCGCGATTATTTTTTGAAAACATTTGCGCTCGATGAAAAACTATACGAGTATTTAAAAAACGACAAAGCTTTTTTTCGCAGGGCCGATCCACTGCGGCATCCACTAATATTTTATTACGGGCATACGGCCGTGTTTTTCATTAATAAACTGGTGTTGGCGAAAATACTGGATTATCGAATTAACTCCCATTTCGAGTCGGTTTTTGCCATTGGTGTAGACGAAATGAGCTGGGATGATTTAAACGAATCGAATTATGATTGGCCTACTATAAAAGAGGTGTTTGAATACCGCGAGAAAGTAAAAGAAGTGGTGCTGGATATAATTGATTCAACTCCACTGACTTTACCCATAAACTGGGAGAATCCGTTTTGGATTATTATGATGGGGATTGAACATCAGCGTATTCACATTGAAACATCTTCGGTGTTGATAAGGCAATTACCGCTGGAATTTTTAAAGCCGAATGTATTTGATGTGCCGTGCAAAGAATCGGGTGACGTGCCTGCAAATAGAATGTTAGCTGTTGAAGGCGGTGAAATTACATTAGGCAAACCATACGATCATCGGTTTTATGGTTGGGATGTGGAATACGGCGAGCACAAGGTTGAAGTAGATGAATTTAAAGCGTCGGAATATCTGGTTTCAAATGGCGAATTTCTTGGATTTGTAGAGGATAACGGTTACAAAACGGAGGAATACTGGACTGAAGAAGGCTGGAGTTGGTGTCAATATCAGGGCGCAGAATTTCCTTTGTTTTGGCGAAAAGACGAGAGTAAGTACTTTTTGCGGCTTTTTGATCAGGAGATTGAAATGCCCTGGAATTGGCCGGTTGAATTGAATTACCTGGAAGCAAAAGCGTTTGCGAATTGGAAAACAAAACAAACAGGTAAAACCTATCGTTTGCCAACCGAAGCGGAATGGTATCGATTGGCAGAACAAAACGGCATAACTGACGATAATTTTGAATCGGTGCAGGCAAATATTGGTTTGGAACCGTTTGTTTCGCCGTGTCCGGTAAATCAATTCAAACAAGGTGATTTTTACGATATTGTTGGAAATGTGTGGCAGTGGACCGAAACGCCGGTTACGGGTTATCCCGGATTTAAAGTGCACCCTTTGTACGACGATTTTTCTACACCAACTTTCGATGGCAAACACAACATGATAAAAGGAGGTTCGTGGATTTCAACAGGAAACGAAGCTACATGGCACGCACGTTATGCGTTTCGCCGACATTTTTATCAGCATGCAGGATTTCGTTTGGTAGAGTCGGACAAGCCATTGATTATCCGAAACGATTCGTACGAAACCGATTCAGAAGTGGCGCAGTCGTGTGAATTTAATTATGGAAAGCCGGTTTTAGGATTCGACAATTTCCCGAAGAGCATTGCCGAAATCTGCAAGCAATATTCCGGCGACCAAAATTCGCTAAAACTGCTCGATTTAAATTGCGATACCGGACGAACAGCTTTCGAATTGTCTGGTTCTTTTAAACAAATTACGGGAATTGATTTTTCGGCGCGTTTTATCCGAATGGCCATTCAATTGCAGGAGCAGGGCTTTATTCGTTACGTTACCAAAGACGAAGGC
Proteins encoded in this region:
- a CDS encoding DUF2179 domain-containing protein codes for the protein MEISFYDSALFTYVLLPALIFLSRVMDVTIGTIRIVMVSKGHKLWAPLLGFFEILIWLIAISKIFQNLDNWFCYIAYAAGFACGNYVGLRIEEKLAVGIVKLQIITRKEASKLIENLTAAGYGITHHHAQGANEQVSIIYSIIQRSEIKKVETIVQTTNPKAFYSVEDIKFVNEGVFPIHPVRFRIRKGK
- the ovoA gene encoding 5-histidylcysteine sulfoxide synthase, whose translation is MNNLIAHTTDLINGDAEQKKAEIRDYFLKTFALDEKLYEYLKNDKAFFRRADPLRHPLIFYYGHTAVFFINKLVLAKILDYRINSHFESVFAIGVDEMSWDDLNESNYDWPTIKEVFEYREKVKEVVLDIIDSTPLTLPINWENPFWIIMMGIEHQRIHIETSSVLIRQLPLEFLKPNVFDVPCKESGDVPANRMLAVEGGEITLGKPYDHRFYGWDVEYGEHKVEVDEFKASEYLVSNGEFLGFVEDNGYKTEEYWTEEGWSWCQYQGAEFPLFWRKDESKYFLRLFDQEIEMPWNWPVELNYLEAKAFANWKTKQTGKTYRLPTEAEWYRLAEQNGITDDNFESVQANIGLEPFVSPCPVNQFKQGDFYDIVGNVWQWTETPVTGYPGFKVHPLYDDFSTPTFDGKHNMIKGGSWISTGNEATWHARYAFRRHFYQHAGFRLVESDKPLIIRNDSYETDSEVAQSCEFNYGKPVLGFDNFPKSIAEICKQYSGDQNSLKLLDLNCDTGRTAFELSGSFKQITGIDFSARFIRMAIQLQEQGFIRYVTKDEGELVHYNDVQLSELGLNPKDNLQFMQADANNLKPIYTGYDVVLAVNLLEELYNPKQFLATIHERLNAGGIFILGSTYDWEKNKIKRENWPGAYKKDGEPVTSFEGIKTLLKDNFELISEPVNHPAALPLSSRDVEVSVVEISVWRKLKK
- a CDS encoding GNAT family N-acetyltransferase — encoded protein: MKFELYKNDLVNLYIDTFSTGKSFQYHSEEETAAYLQSIFDVGYGIFAMEENTLAGAILLTPLSFDQLLPEEIVKNFDVKRSVYVAEMMVEKSKQGQGIGKKLLTFFLEEVDRNQCDHAFIRVWVENAAAVGLYKKMGFEVCSKIVQPKLLADKSGTFDFEKFYLHQKLG
- a CDS encoding peptide chain release factor 3 — protein: MSFLEEIQRRRTFGIVSHPDAGKTTLTEKLLLFGGAIRVAGAVKSNKIKKGATSDFMEIERQRGISVATSVMGFEYNGYKVNILDTPGHQDFQEDTFRTLTAVDSVIIVIDAAKGVEPQTEKLMNVCRMRKTPVIVFVNKMDRPAQDPFTLMDEIEDQLKIKVRPLSWPINNGPDFKGVYNIFNRSLKLFTPDIQEIEERIKFEDVSDPTLEDHIGDDADVLREELELVEGIYPEFNNEDYLAGELAPVFFGSALYNFGVQELLDSFVKISPIPQPSTTEERVVKPEEKGFTGFVFKIHANIDPNHRSRIAFVKICSGKFERNKMYKNVRLGKSFRVSSPTAFMASQKEIVEEAFPGDIIGVPDTGNYIIGDTVTDGEDIHFKGLPSFSPEMFRFVENADPMKSKQLAKGVDQLMDEGVAQLFTSAFNGRKIIGTVGQLQFEVIQYRLEHEYGAKCRFEPLSMHKACWIECDDEKVLTEFKKRKHQKMAKDKLGRDVFMADSPFILQMAQDEFKDIKFHFTSEF